AAATTTGTCAACATAGTGTCGAAGCGACGACCATTCGACATAAagtgtcatttttagggttccgtacctcaaaaggaaaaacggaacccttataggatcacttttttgtctgtctgtctgtctgtctgcccgccTGAAAGGAGGCGAGAAGGgccaacgcacgcacaacagacggaaacgttgcagaaaccagcccagagagaagtgAGATaatggcacacctcttccagcgtacttgtccATGTCAATTTCAACGGTTTTTCATGCAATTGCTTCGAATAATCGAGTTCGAAACGAGTCGGAATCGATGAAATCAGATGTCGATTGGCACTCGAGTCGAGTGAATGAATTTGGAATGGTTTATCCCGGGTTTGTCGAGAAATTACGTATACTACCTACCTTTGAGGTTCCCATTTGCTAGAATCCACCTAGATtgaattataggtacctatttgtagcTATGTATAAACTTGGTCCTATCAAAAACGTATTTAAAACTgtacttaatattttctttttttatatgatgGTTAGTTATTGTATAATAGTATTTGTTAGACAGGAGTTTTgttggtaataaaataaataaataaataacgttTTGTTTCAGACCATTTTTGTAAcagatattatataaataagtcCATATACAAAGTTAAATGCGGAATGTTCTCAGAGTTTTTCCACATATAACTCGAATTTGGAAAAAATGttttacctactcgtaaaaatactataaaaatacaaattattgtCTTTGAAAGTTTTATTCTAAGTGTCAATACCATAGAGATATAATTATGTCAATAAAATAATGAGTAATGACACAAATGTCATGCacatgaattttcaaaatcaagtCAAAATcaatagtttatttttgatcctgcaactttttttaacaaattcttAATAAGCAAAAGAAAGCAACGCCGAAAAATGCAACCTTGTCTGTCTTGCGTAGCAGACTATGTAGAAACCAGAACTTCAAGTAATAACCAAAAACAGCTAATAAAAGAAGAAATGGATAGAACCAGAGAAATCCAAAAAAGTACAGACCAATCTGAACAAGTAATACATGGAGATTCTTACGTTATAGAAAGAATATGGAAAAACGCTTTTCAAAAGGCTAAATTAGGCAAGAACCTCAAAGTTATACCAACAGTGCATGCAACCAAAGAACCAGATAAACCACAAAGAAATACCCTGAGAGTAATAGACCAAGCATCAAATAGAGATCTTTACATTATTGAAAGAATATGGAAAAACGCTTTACAAAAAGCTCAGTTAGGAGCAAATTTCAAAGTAGTTCATGCAACCAAACTACCGAAAGCAACAGATCAATACAATATAGACCAAGCATTAAATGGAGacctttatattttaaaaagattatGGAAATCTTTGCAAAAAGTTCTATCAGGACACTTCAGAGTGATATCAGAAGTGCATACAGTCAAACAATTAGAAGAACCACAAAAAAATAAACCACGAGCAATAGACCAAGTATTACACGGAGATCTTTACATTATAGAAAGAATATGGAAAGGTGCTTTAGAAAAAGCTCAATTAAGCAAGAACCTCAAAGTACTACCAGAAGTGTATGCAATCAAACAACCACAAGAACTACACAGTAATACACCAAAAGCCAACCAAGACAATATAGACCTTTACATAATAGGTAGAATATGGATACATGCTTTACAAAAGGCGTTGTTAGGAGCAAATTTCAATGTAATACCAGTTGTTCACGCAGCCAAACAACCAGAAACACCACAAAAACCTCCGAAAATGAAATACACAGACCTACCGATATACCAGTCCCCACATTACGAATATAAAGAATATATTGAAGACAAAGACAAATGCCCTGAAAGAAACacaaagttattacaaaaaTTTCTACTACCATATACAAAGAAATATAGAAAGATTGCTCAAGAAAATTTGTGTCAAGCAAAATGCATTGTAAATAAGTATTGTGTTAATACCTGTGCATGTGTTAAAAAAGCTAAGAATGATTTTAAAGCAACCATGAGAGATCCAGATAATTTGACAGTCAGACAAGCTGTGGTTGGTGTTGGAACTCTCACAGGatatttattaggtaggtacgctattcaataaaaaccggccaagtgcgagtcagactcgcgcaccgagggttccgtacttggttaatttttccgacattttgcacgaaaaatcaaaaactattatgcataaaaataaatacaaatctgttttagaataaaaaggtaaagcccttttatattatgataccccacttggcacagttatcttactttgaaaattgaaacacttttatCTActttcgcggttttcagatttattcctgtacttgtgctataagacctacctacctagatgattctagctcaacggttagtaccctataggtttcttgacagacacgacggacggacggacggacggacggacggacggacagacggacggacggatggacggacggacagacagacagacactagatagacagacagacatacatacactgcCTACATACAATCCCAAATTTCTTTTTAGCCCAAGATTTGGTACTTacgtaggtaatttttttatacttactttaattttattaatttttttttttcaggtggCGGAGGTGGTTTACCTCGTAGATTCTTCTTCACCAGTATCGGTTTTCTGACAACGGGAGCGCTATGCTTTCCCAAGGAAACAGATGAAGTATTCCGATCTTTCACTTACATGGTTGCGAAGGCGGTGTTATCAATGTATAATATGGCGTGCAGTAAAAATGCAGATTTGAGAGAGAGGCTCGCTTGTAGGGAGGATTTGCCTCCGCCGCCTCCCCAAAGAAAACCTCTACAATGTCCTCCGAAGAAATAGAATTTGGAAgtaatcttttaaaaatattctataaaaaaagTGTCCTCACCGAGTTTAtacttaggctgagatttatagagcgtactttgactttgctcagaattaaggccgattcacaccaagcacgtacacgtgacacgtgcgtagtgacgcgcgtaagcCCCTAACACATCGGGTTACGCATACgcccacgctttacgcaagcagtgtgccatgtttcatacagtttcatacattacaacgctatggtacgcgctacgtctacgcttacgcagcctgtgtgaacgagctattaagtttcagttaaaacgagacagatttatgtgaaacCGATAAATCcgtctcattttaactctaaTTCTAAAAGTCAGCGTATGCTGCTTATGTCAGccttagttaggtacctatttgtttataacacaataaaaatcaggtaaaaatacattttctaaaacttttattaatCTTATATCTACAtaaattaatcatcatcatcatcatcagcctgtggacgtccactgttggacataggccttccctaaagagcgccaccacacccggtcctcagccttcctcatccagccacttcctgccagccgctatatatcgtcggtccatcgtgctggagggcgtgataaatttttaattttcacttgtttcCGTACTTATTTTGTggtgtatattaaaaatgtaaagtatattcattatttaGCAAATTCATACTTTAAGTTAGGTAGGCACATCAACAAACActtaagttaattttaattaaaaaattaaaatgtatttaaagtctagagtctagactctagtccTAAAATAGTTCACATATTTTAGTCTCCACGATCAAACAATTTCATAAAATGAAAAAGGCCTCCACAAAAGACCCAagacataataaatttaagcATAACTACCAAG
The DNA window shown above is from Maniola jurtina chromosome 27, ilManJurt1.1, whole genome shotgun sequence and carries:
- the LOC123878988 gene encoding uncharacterized protein LOC123878988, with protein sequence MQPCLSCVADYVETRTSSNNQKQLIKEEMDRTREIQKSTDQSEQVIHGDSYVIERIWKNAFQKAKLGKNLKVIPTVHATKEPDKPQRNTLRVIDQASNRDLYIIERIWKNALQKAQLGANFKVVHATKLPKATDQYNIDQALNGDLYILKRLWKSLQKVLSGHFRVISEVHTVKQLEEPQKNKPRAIDQVLHGDLYIIERIWKGALEKAQLSKNLKVLPEVYAIKQPQELHSNTPKANQDNIDLYIIGRIWIHALQKALLGANFNVIPVVHAAKQPETPQKPPKMKYTDLPIYQSPHYEYKEYIEDKDKCPERNTKLLQKFLLPYTKKYRKIAQENLCQAKCIVNKYCVNTCACVKKAKNDFKATMRDPDNLTVRQAVVGVGTLTGYLLGGGGGLPRRFFFTSIGFLTTGALCFPKETDEVFRSFTYMVAKAVLSMYNMACSKNADLRERLACREDLPPPPPQRKPLQCPPKK